In Candidatus Contubernalis alkalaceticus, the following proteins share a genomic window:
- a CDS encoding pyruvate, water dikinase regulatory protein: protein MDNNTLPVVYVISDSIGETAEFVVKAVASQFNSGHVEVRRVPFVYEIETILDVVEEAAGVNSIIAYTLILPELRKTLKTAADKKNIATVDILGPMMNAFETIMIEGPRMEPGLMRRLDEEYFHRIAAIEFAVKYDDGKDPRGMLRSDAVLVGVSRTSKTPLSMYLAHKRIKVANLPLVPEIELPEELFMVPPHKIVGLTINPQQLYDIRVERLKTLGLTANANYANLKRIIEELEYAEKCMKRLGCPIFDVSNKAVEEVANYILQYIREGRKLDGH from the coding sequence ATGGACAATAATACACTGCCGGTAGTATATGTAATATCAGATTCAATAGGGGAAACCGCAGAATTTGTTGTAAAAGCGGTGGCAAGTCAGTTTAATTCGGGCCATGTGGAAGTAAGAAGGGTGCCCTTTGTGTATGAAATAGAGACCATATTGGATGTTGTGGAGGAGGCGGCAGGGGTTAACAGCATTATAGCCTATACCCTGATTCTTCCTGAGCTTAGGAAAACTTTAAAAACCGCTGCTGATAAAAAGAACATTGCTACGGTAGATATTTTGGGCCCCATGATGAACGCCTTTGAAACCATCATGATAGAGGGGCCCCGCATGGAACCAGGGTTGATGAGACGTCTGGATGAAGAATATTTTCATCGGATTGCTGCCATTGAGTTTGCTGTTAAGTATGATGATGGGAAGGACCCTCGGGGAATGCTCAGATCAGACGCCGTTTTGGTGGGAGTATCCCGGACTTCCAAGACGCCTTTAAGCATGTATCTGGCACATAAAAGGATAAAGGTGGCCAACCTCCCCTTGGTTCCGGAAATAGAGCTGCCCGAAGAGCTGTTTATGGTCCCTCCTCATAAGATTGTGGGATTGACTATAAATCCCCAACAGTTATATGATATTCGGGTAGAAAGGCTGAAAACTTTGGGACTGACTGCAAATGCTAATTACGCTAACCTAAAGAGGATAATTGAGGAACTGGAATATGCGGAAAAATGTATGAAAAGATTAGGCTGCCCAATTTTTGATGTATCTAATAAAGCAGTGGAAGAAGTTGCAAATTATATTCTGCAATATATAAGAGAAGGGAGAAAGCTGGATGGACATTGA
- a CDS encoding helix-turn-helix transcriptional regulator: MVVKVDLTERQAKIIEIVKRNGPISGEDIASQLELSRAALRPHLSVLTMSGHLEARPRVGYYYTGKTENSLVTKALRKIKVKDVKRMPVVVKEDVSVYDAAVSLILEDTGTIYVVGEDGYLAGVVSRKDFLKSCIGGTTTRSMPVGFIMTRMPNIITTEPEEDVLDAAKKIMEYQVDSLPVVREEKNGKLKILGRFTKTSITGLMIELCGEM; this comes from the coding sequence ATGGTGGTAAAGGTCGACTTAACTGAAAGACAGGCCAAAATAATTGAAATTGTTAAGAGAAACGGCCCCATTTCTGGGGAGGATATCGCCTCTCAACTTGAATTAAGTCGGGCCGCCCTAAGGCCTCACCTGAGCGTCCTTACCATGTCCGGCCATCTTGAGGCCCGCCCCAGGGTGGGTTATTATTACACCGGTAAAACAGAAAATTCTTTAGTTACTAAGGCGTTACGTAAAATTAAGGTAAAAGACGTCAAGAGAATGCCGGTGGTAGTAAAAGAGGATGTCTCCGTATATGACGCTGCCGTGTCTTTAATCTTAGAGGACACTGGGACTATTTATGTGGTGGGTGAAGACGGGTACTTAGCCGGTGTGGTTTCCCGTAAAGATTTTCTTAAGAGCTGTATCGGGGGAACTACTACCCGCAGCATGCCTGTTGGATTTATTATGACTCGTATGCCTAACATTATTACTACGGAGCCCGAAGAGGATGTTCTAGACGCAGCAAAGAAAATTATGGAATATCAGGTGGATTCTCTGCCCGTGGTCCGGGAAGAAAAAAACGGAAAATTAAAGATTTTGGGTAGATTTACTAAAACCAGTATAACCGGGCTTATGATAGAACTATGCGGAGAAATGTAA
- the glyS gene encoding glycine--tRNA ligase subunit beta, producing the protein MSKRDLLLEIGTEEIPARFMEPVLKQMEQIATNLFGENRIVFNNVKTFGTPRRLTLLIEGVGERQADLEEQKKGPARNSAFDAQGKPTRAAVGFAKSQGVSVEDLEVKDFQGGDYVFAIKRVMGQDSRSLLPSLMQGIIKELHFPKPMYWSSKDFRFARPIRWLLALYGKDEVVFPLDELESGRFTYGHRFLAPGPFEVKDIPNYFQIMEDSYVLLDQEKRRGLIREQAEKAARNLGGTVHLDEELLEEVNYLVEYPQAVVGEFSSDYLEIPKEVLITSMQSHQRYFPVVGEKGLMPNFITISNAREDLKGNIKMGNERVLRARLADARFFYSEDQKTSPEQYVEKLESVLFQEGLGTMLEKTWRLTQISQYMADCLGLEAEDKKTSARIAHLCKYDLLTNMVYEFPEVQGIMGREYALLSGETQEVSHGIYEHYLPRFAGDDLPESLTGSLVSIADKLDNIVGCFGIGIKPTGSQDPYALRRQALGIMYILLDSEISLSLSELIGKSVDYYSPHKLIKDKEEIITEVLEFLRQRIRNIFLEKGLRYDLIDAVLSSGFDVLPHAYKRAVSLSREIDNSSFLKLMTAYTRAANLSKNASAGDSVKSNLLEALAEKELYKTFQKISEEVAEKLSAQDYEGVLAQFSKMQEPVNNFFDQVMVMVEDEKVKNNRLNLLREIRDMFHKFADFGKIVITHS; encoded by the coding sequence ATGAGTAAAAGAGATTTGTTGCTGGAGATAGGAACTGAAGAAATACCAGCTCGCTTTATGGAGCCTGTGCTTAAGCAGATGGAACAAATCGCCACAAATTTATTTGGTGAAAATCGCATAGTATTTAATAATGTGAAAACCTTTGGCACTCCCAGGCGTTTGACCCTTTTGATAGAAGGAGTTGGAGAAAGACAGGCGGACCTGGAGGAACAGAAAAAGGGCCCTGCCAGGAACTCTGCCTTTGATGCTCAAGGCAAACCTACTCGAGCTGCAGTAGGGTTTGCTAAATCCCAGGGAGTTTCTGTAGAGGACCTGGAGGTAAAGGATTTTCAGGGAGGAGATTATGTTTTTGCAATTAAAAGGGTTATGGGCCAGGACAGCCGCAGCCTTTTACCTTCCTTAATGCAGGGAATTATAAAAGAATTACATTTTCCTAAGCCGATGTACTGGTCATCTAAAGACTTTCGTTTTGCCCGGCCCATACGCTGGCTCCTGGCATTGTACGGGAAAGACGAGGTTGTTTTCCCTTTGGATGAATTAGAGTCTGGTAGATTCACTTATGGTCATCGTTTTTTAGCCCCGGGCCCCTTTGAAGTGAAAGATATCCCCAATTATTTTCAAATTATGGAGGACTCCTATGTGCTGCTGGACCAGGAAAAGAGGAGAGGCCTAATACGGGAACAGGCTGAAAAAGCGGCCCGGAATCTGGGCGGCACTGTTCATTTAGATGAAGAACTTTTAGAAGAGGTAAATTATCTGGTAGAGTATCCCCAGGCAGTGGTAGGTGAGTTTTCTTCGGATTACCTGGAAATCCCCAAAGAGGTTTTAATTACCAGCATGCAATCTCACCAGAGGTATTTCCCGGTGGTGGGGGAAAAGGGCCTGATGCCAAACTTTATTACTATTAGTAATGCCCGGGAGGATCTAAAGGGCAATATAAAGATGGGAAATGAAAGGGTCCTTCGGGCCCGTCTGGCGGATGCCCGATTTTTCTATTCTGAGGATCAGAAAACTTCTCCAGAACAGTACGTGGAAAAACTAGAGAGCGTTCTTTTCCAGGAGGGTCTGGGTACAATGCTTGAAAAGACCTGGCGCCTGACTCAGATTTCCCAGTATATGGCTGACTGTTTAGGTCTGGAGGCTGAAGATAAAAAAACGTCTGCCCGCATTGCTCATCTTTGTAAATATGACCTGTTGACCAATATGGTATATGAATTTCCCGAAGTACAGGGTATTATGGGCCGGGAGTATGCTCTTTTGTCAGGTGAGACTCAGGAGGTTTCCCATGGAATTTATGAGCACTACCTGCCTCGGTTTGCCGGAGATGATCTTCCAGAAAGCCTCACCGGTTCCCTGGTGAGTATTGCTGATAAATTAGATAATATTGTAGGCTGTTTTGGAATTGGTATTAAGCCCACCGGTTCCCAGGATCCCTATGCATTAAGAAGGCAGGCCTTAGGTATTATGTACATACTCTTGGATTCAGAGATTTCTCTTTCCCTTTCGGAGCTTATAGGGAAGTCAGTAGATTATTACAGTCCTCACAAGTTAATAAAAGATAAAGAAGAAATTATCACCGAAGTGTTGGAATTCCTCCGTCAAAGAATCAGGAATATTTTCCTGGAAAAAGGACTGCGCTATGACCTGATCGATGCAGTGCTCAGTTCAGGGTTTGATGTGCTGCCCCATGCTTATAAAAGGGCAGTTAGTCTATCCAGGGAGATTGATAATTCTTCCTTCTTAAAATTGATGACCGCCTATACCCGGGCGGCAAACCTGTCCAAGAATGCTTCAGCCGGTGATTCTGTCAAATCAAATCTTTTGGAGGCTTTGGCGGAAAAGGAATTGTATAAAACTTTTCAGAAAATATCTGAGGAAGTAGCGGAAAAATTATCAGCTCAAGATTATGAAGGAGTCTTGGCTCAGTTTTCTAAAATGCAGGAACCGGTGAATAATTTCTTTGACCAGGTGATGGTGATGGTTGAGGATGAGAAGGTAAAAAACAATCGCCTGAACCTGCTCAGGGAGATCAGGGATATGTTTCATAAGTTTGCTGATTTTGGTAAGATTGTGATAACTCACAGTTAA
- the glyQ gene encoding glycine--tRNA ligase subunit alpha — protein sequence MNFQEIILNLEDYWAKKNCIIWQPYDVEKGAGTMNPATFLRSLGPEPWNVAYVEPSRRPTDGRYGENPNRLHQHHQYQVILKPAPHNIQDLYLESLYILGIDPLEHDIRFVEDNWESPTLGAWGLGWEVWLDGMEITQFTYFQQVGGFDVEAVPVELTYGLERIAMFIQRKENVFDLEWVNGITYGDVFHRAEVEHSFYCFQKSDPEVLFNLFTIYENEAQRLLEQDLVLPGYDSVLKCSHTFNLLDARGAISVTERTGYIGRVRNLARLCAQKYLAQREELGFPLLKKEVKR from the coding sequence ATGAATTTTCAGGAAATCATATTAAATTTGGAGGATTATTGGGCCAAGAAAAACTGTATTATTTGGCAGCCCTATGACGTAGAAAAAGGTGCAGGAACCATGAATCCCGCTACTTTTTTACGTTCGCTGGGTCCTGAGCCGTGGAATGTAGCGTATGTGGAACCTTCCCGTCGTCCAACAGACGGAAGATATGGGGAAAACCCTAACCGTCTGCACCAGCACCATCAATATCAGGTGATTTTGAAGCCGGCACCCCATAACATTCAGGATCTTTATCTGGAAAGCTTGTACATTCTGGGGATTGACCCTTTAGAGCACGACATTCGTTTTGTGGAGGATAATTGGGAATCACCTACTCTGGGGGCCTGGGGGTTGGGCTGGGAAGTTTGGCTGGACGGCATGGAAATTACTCAGTTTACTTACTTTCAGCAGGTAGGGGGCTTTGATGTGGAGGCTGTCCCTGTGGAGTTAACCTATGGCCTGGAGCGCATCGCCATGTTTATCCAAAGGAAAGAAAATGTTTTTGACTTGGAATGGGTGAACGGGATAACCTATGGAGATGTTTTTCACCGGGCAGAGGTAGAGCACTCTTTTTACTGTTTCCAAAAATCAGATCCGGAGGTTCTTTTTAATCTTTTTACTATTTACGAAAATGAGGCTCAACGTCTCCTGGAGCAGGACCTGGTCTTACCCGGTTATGACAGTGTGTTAAAGTGTTCCCATACATTCAACCTGTTGGATGCCAGGGGAGCCATCAGTGTTACGGAGAGAACTGGATACATAGGAAGGGTAAGGAATTTAGCCCGACTCTGTGCGCAAAAATATTTAGCTCAAAGGGAAGAATTAGGATTTCCCCTTCTAAAGAAGGAGGTCAAAAGATAA
- a CDS encoding DUF4342 domain-containing protein translates to MSITLEKIDLLRDRTGATYKEARLALEATGGEVVEALIILEDQSKSWLEEGPHTDFIARAKEFAQKSADIRISVKSHEKTVVDIPAPLGVAGAVFLPKAAALGTLFLLFTKYSLHMEKRQPQNGEN, encoded by the coding sequence GTGTCGATAACACTAGAAAAAATAGACCTGCTTCGGGATCGTACCGGAGCTACGTACAAGGAGGCCCGGTTGGCGCTGGAGGCCACCGGAGGAGAAGTGGTGGAGGCCCTGATTATACTTGAGGATCAAAGTAAGTCTTGGTTGGAGGAAGGACCGCACACAGATTTTATTGCCAGGGCGAAAGAATTTGCACAGAAGAGCGCCGATATTCGAATTTCTGTAAAGTCTCATGAAAAAACTGTGGTGGATATTCCTGCTCCTTTGGGGGTGGCAGGAGCTGTGTTTCTCCCCAAAGCCGCTGCTTTGGGGACACTGTTTTTACTTTTTACCAAGTACTCACTTCATATGGAGAAAAGACAGCCCCAAAATGGGGAGAATTAA
- the recO gene encoding DNA repair protein RecO translates to MKHLKTEALVIRSQSYSEADKLLTLLTLEGGKIPSIARGACKTKSKLSASVELFTRGDFLLYRGRTLATVTQGEILNSFYSLRMDLLSYAYGQYFCELIGRLLEENEPCPKEYRLFLSALEAMNGDTAYLEVLARSFELKLVKNLGYTPYLDSCLVCSTQKTPFRLSFREGGLLCSKCSMRDPGANKITPGTLSLLAKLLTADFKRLRILKMNSKQRQEIFSINQALLSYNFNLGRCKALAFLEQLGCSR, encoded by the coding sequence ATGAAACATCTAAAAACGGAAGCGCTGGTAATCAGGTCACAAAGTTATAGTGAAGCAGACAAGCTTTTGACCCTGTTAACCCTGGAAGGGGGTAAGATACCCTCCATTGCCAGGGGAGCCTGTAAAACTAAAAGCAAACTGTCTGCCTCTGTAGAGCTTTTTACCCGGGGGGATTTTCTTCTTTACAGGGGGAGAACTCTAGCTACTGTAACTCAGGGAGAGATTCTAAATTCTTTTTATTCCTTGAGGATGGATCTGTTAAGTTATGCTTACGGCCAGTACTTTTGTGAACTGATTGGCCGTTTGTTGGAGGAGAATGAACCCTGTCCAAAGGAATACCGCTTGTTTTTATCAGCCCTGGAAGCCATGAACGGTGACACGGCTTACCTGGAGGTGCTGGCACGTTCTTTTGAATTGAAGCTTGTGAAAAATCTAGGGTATACCCCATACCTGGATTCCTGTCTGGTTTGTTCTACACAAAAAACCCCCTTTCGTCTCAGCTTTCGGGAAGGGGGGCTTCTTTGCTCCAAATGTAGTATGCGGGATCCCGGGGCTAATAAGATTACTCCTGGGACCCTTTCACTTCTGGCCAAGCTGCTTACAGCTGATTTTAAAAGGCTGAGAATTCTAAAAATGAATTCAAAACAGCGGCAGGAGATTTTTTCCATTAACCAGGCACTTCTAAGTTATAATTTCAACCTGGGAAGATGTAAAGCTTTAGCCTTCCTGGAACAATTAGGATGTTCCAGATAA
- the era gene encoding GTPase Era: MFKSGVVAVVGRPNVGKSTLLNYLMKQKLTIISDKPQTTRNKITCILTTQEAQIIFLDTPGLHKPRTKLGEYMVKVSVGSLREVDIVLFLVEASHPPGRGDGYVVDLLKQAETRVFLVINKIDLVEPLELEGIIERYRELYDFSEVILVSAVNGTNVTLLQEKLVAHLPEGPKYYPEDMITEQPERFVVSELIREKILEQTRDEVPHSVAVEVDEMKERKGKNMIYIRANIFVERDSQKGIIVGNQGKMLKEIGMKARQDIQVLLGCKVFLELWVKVQKDWRNRSKFLKDFGYHDRE, encoded by the coding sequence ATGTTTAAATCAGGAGTAGTAGCCGTAGTAGGCAGACCCAATGTGGGGAAATCCACCTTATTGAATTATTTAATGAAGCAAAAGCTTACCATTATTTCCGACAAGCCTCAGACTACCAGGAACAAGATAACTTGCATTCTTACTACCCAGGAAGCTCAGATTATTTTCCTAGATACTCCCGGGCTGCACAAACCCCGGACCAAGTTGGGAGAATATATGGTTAAGGTTTCGGTCGGTTCCTTGAGGGAAGTAGATATCGTTCTATTTTTGGTAGAAGCCTCTCATCCTCCCGGGAGAGGGGATGGGTATGTGGTAGATCTCTTAAAGCAGGCTGAAACCAGGGTATTTTTGGTTATCAATAAAATAGATCTGGTAGAGCCGTTAGAACTAGAAGGAATCATTGAGCGTTACCGGGAACTATATGATTTTTCTGAAGTGATTTTAGTTTCAGCGGTGAATGGTACCAATGTAACGCTGCTCCAGGAGAAGTTGGTAGCTCATCTTCCAGAAGGCCCAAAGTATTATCCTGAGGATATGATTACTGAACAGCCGGAACGTTTTGTGGTCTCGGAATTAATCCGTGAAAAAATATTGGAGCAAACTCGGGATGAAGTGCCCCATTCTGTGGCTGTTGAAGTGGATGAAATGAAGGAACGGAAGGGCAAAAATATGATTTACATTCGGGCTAATATCTTTGTGGAAAGAGATTCCCAAAAAGGAATTATTGTAGGTAATCAGGGCAAAATGCTCAAAGAAATTGGGATGAAAGCCCGTCAGGATATCCAGGTTCTGCTGGGCTGCAAAGTATTCCTGGAACTTTGGGTTAAGGTACAGAAGGACTGGCGCAATCGGAGTAAGTTTTTGAAAGATTTCGGTTATCATGACAGAGAATGA
- a CDS encoding HAD family hydrolase, whose product MLIISIPGYKDLNLKYLVTDLNGTLANNGLIKKTTAFLLNKISQNLKVYIITADTFGIAGEVCSSLQAELTVLKGGGERDEKAAFIKGLGSEETVTLGNGANDELMLEQSVLGIVVIGEEGCCTKSLLKSDIVVKDVDDALRMLLNPDILKAALRS is encoded by the coding sequence ATGTTAATAATTAGCATTCCAGGATACAAGGACTTGAATCTTAAATATCTGGTCACTGATTTAAATGGGACTTTAGCTAATAATGGTTTAATTAAAAAAACTACTGCTTTTCTTTTGAATAAAATATCTCAAAACTTGAAAGTATATATAATTACAGCAGATACCTTCGGCATAGCTGGTGAAGTTTGCTCATCCCTTCAAGCGGAGCTTACAGTTTTGAAAGGTGGAGGAGAAAGGGATGAGAAGGCGGCTTTTATCAAGGGACTGGGTAGTGAAGAGACAGTAACTTTAGGGAATGGTGCCAACGATGAATTGATGTTGGAGCAGTCAGTCTTAGGTATTGTAGTGATTGGGGAGGAAGGCTGCTGTACCAAATCTCTTTTAAAGTCGGACATTGTGGTAAAAGATGTAGATGATGCCCTGCGAATGCTTCTCAACCCTGACATATTAAAAGCGGCACTGAGATCATAA
- a CDS encoding Fur family transcriptional regulator has product MKKEAMEKFNKYLKLKGFKLTQERRIILEQVFSVHDHFDVEDLLYMLRKSNRQVSRASVYRTLSLLVESGLVEKVDFGDGRAYYEHVFGHLHHDHLICKNCGKVVQFEDMTIEKRQKDICKEHGFQLEYHTLNIFGFCTECQKEDK; this is encoded by the coding sequence TTGAAAAAGGAAGCAATGGAAAAATTTAATAAGTACCTGAAGTTAAAAGGTTTTAAGCTCACCCAGGAAAGAAGAATCATACTGGAGCAGGTTTTTTCGGTTCATGATCATTTTGATGTAGAAGATCTTCTTTATATGCTCCGGAAAAGCAATCGACAGGTTTCCAGGGCATCGGTTTACCGGACTTTGAGCTTGCTGGTGGAAAGCGGCCTGGTGGAAAAAGTAGATTTTGGAGATGGCAGGGCTTACTACGAGCATGTTTTTGGTCACCTGCATCATGATCACCTGATCTGTAAAAATTGTGGTAAGGTGGTTCAGTTTGAGGATATGACTATAGAAAAGCGGCAAAAGGACATATGCAAAGAACATGGATTTCAATTGGAATATCACACTTTAAACATTTTCGGGTTTTGTACGGAATGTCAAAAAGAAGATAAGTAA
- a CDS encoding iron-sulfur cluster assembly scaffold protein, with the protein MENQLVVDHFTNPRNIGDLPDAHGIGTYGAPDCGDYLVIYIKVNREKISDIKYKIYGCSTLIATTSMMTEMAKGKTIQEARLITGEDVVKALGGLPEDKTHCANLSITALHFTFQDFNKRKSLGWTRY; encoded by the coding sequence ATGGAAAATCAATTGGTTGTAGACCACTTTACTAATCCCAGGAATATAGGGGATCTGCCTGATGCCCATGGGATAGGCACTTACGGAGCCCCCGATTGCGGAGATTATTTAGTTATTTATATAAAGGTGAATCGAGAAAAAATCTCTGATATTAAATATAAAATATACGGATGCAGTACTTTGATAGCTACTACCAGTATGATGACGGAAATGGCAAAGGGGAAAACTATTCAGGAGGCCAGATTGATCACCGGAGAGGATGTTGTGAAGGCTTTAGGCGGGCTGCCGGAAGATAAAACCCATTGCGCTAACTTAAGCATAACCGCACTTCATTTTACTTTTCAGGATTTTAATAAGCGGAAAAGCCTGGGCTGGACCCGTTATTAG
- a CDS encoding Mrp/NBP35 family ATP-binding protein, with translation MNSSRDCSVEETEKNTDQEDCKIKKVVAVMSGKGGVGKSSITSLLALQLSRQGHKVGIIDADITGPSIPKIFGLQQRLKTAEGKMLPAETPGGIMIVSINLLLDEEDDPVLWKGPKAGGAVKQFWKDVDWGELDYLLVDMPPGTSDVPLTVLKSIPVDGIIVVTSPQELALMVVKKAVKMAYRLRVPIVGLVENMSYLRCSHCQEKLEVFGPSRAEESAEIMGVPLLGKIPIDTDFTRFSDQGKVEEYQGKIEIKLNF, from the coding sequence GTGAATTCATCCAGGGATTGTTCGGTTGAAGAAACTGAGAAAAATACGGATCAGGAAGATTGTAAGATAAAAAAAGTGGTGGCGGTGATGAGTGGAAAGGGAGGTGTTGGGAAGTCATCCATCACTTCTCTTTTAGCGCTGCAGTTATCCAGACAGGGACATAAAGTTGGGATCATAGATGCAGATATTACGGGACCCAGCATTCCTAAAATATTTGGGCTGCAGCAGCGGCTCAAAACCGCTGAAGGGAAAATGCTGCCGGCAGAAACTCCGGGAGGTATTATGATTGTGTCTATTAACCTTCTTTTGGATGAAGAGGATGATCCGGTTCTTTGGAAAGGACCCAAGGCTGGAGGAGCAGTAAAACAGTTCTGGAAAGATGTAGATTGGGGAGAACTGGACTATCTGCTGGTTGACATGCCCCCCGGCACATCGGATGTTCCTTTGACAGTCCTGAAATCTATACCTGTAGACGGCATAATTGTAGTAACTTCTCCCCAAGAATTAGCCCTGATGGTGGTGAAAAAGGCGGTTAAAATGGCTTACCGCTTAAGGGTTCCCATAGTTGGTTTGGTGGAAAATATGAGCTATCTTCGCTGCTCCCACTGTCAGGAAAAATTAGAAGTATTTGGCCCCAGCCGGGCTGAAGAATCTGCTGAGATAATGGGGGTCCCACTTTTAGGCAAGATTCCCATAGATACAGATTTTACCCGTTTTTCTGATCAGGGGAAAGTAGAAGAATACCAGGGGAAAATAGAAATTAAATTGAATTTTTAA
- a CDS encoding CBS domain-containing protein produces the protein MANIRRKVRTLPKRVVDQMAKNAEKNIHSRPVSLKEDVTVQEALDRVRNSGKKVKIVYALFITDDGGKLKGYLTLKDLIAAAPEMTVHDLMDEMRV, from the coding sequence ATGGCAAACATCAGGAGGAAAGTCAGGACACTGCCGAAAAGAGTGGTTGATCAAATGGCTAAAAATGCAGAGAAGAATATACACTCCCGGCCCGTTAGCCTTAAAGAAGATGTTACCGTCCAGGAAGCCTTGGACCGGGTTAGAAATTCCGGAAAAAAAGTAAAAATTGTTTATGCCCTTTTTATTACTGATGATGGAGGAAAGCTAAAGGGATACTTGACCTTGAAAGATTTAATTGCAGCAGCTCCAGAAATGACTGTACATGATCTTATGGATGAGATGAGAGTGTGA